In Chlorocebus sabaeus isolate Y175 chromosome 11, mChlSab1.0.hap1, whole genome shotgun sequence, one DNA window encodes the following:
- the ANP32D gene encoding LOW QUALITY PROTEIN: acidic leucine-rich nuclear phosphoprotein 32 family member D (The sequence of the model RefSeq protein was modified relative to this genomic sequence to represent the inferred CDS: inserted 2 bases in 1 codon; substituted 2 bases at 2 genomic stop codons): MIEFCQSGSLCRERGREMEMGKRIHSELRNRTPSDVKELVLDNSRSNEGKLEGLTDEFEELEFLSTINVGLTSIANLPQLNKFKKLELSGNRVSGGLEVLAEKCPNLTHLNLSGNKIKDLSTIKPLKKLENLKSLDLFNCEVTNLNDYXEKVFKLLPQLXYLDGYDLDDKEASNSDAEGYVECLDDEEEDEDEEEYDEDAQIMEDXEDEEEEEGEEEEGEEGDVSGGEDEGYKDGEVDDEEDEEELGEEGGQKRKRETEDEGEDDD; the protein is encoded by the exons ATGATTGAGTTCTGCCAGAGCGGGAGCCTCTGCAGAGAGCGAGGGCGAGAGATGGAGATGGGCAAACGGATTCATTCAGAGCTGCGGAACAGGACGCCCTCTGATGTGAAAGAACTTGTCCTGGACAACAGTCGGTCGAATGAAGGCAAATTGGAAGGCCTCACAGATGAATTTGAAGAACTGGAATTCTTAAGTACAATCAACGTAGGCCTCACCTCAATTGCAAACTTGCCACagttaaacaaatttaagaagCTTGAACTAAGCGGTAACAGAGTCTCAGGGGGCCTAGAAGTATTGGCAGAAAAGTGTCCAAACCTCACGCATCTAAATTTAAGTGGCAACAAAATTAAAGACCTCAGCACAATAAAGCCCCTGAAAAAGTTAGAAAACCTCAAGAGCTTAGACCTTTTCAATTGCGAGGTAACCAACCTGAACGACTACTGAGAAAAGGTGTTCAAGCTCCTCCCGCAACT ATATCTCGACGGCTATGACCTGGACGACAAGGAGGCCTCTAACTCGGATGCTGAGGGTTACGTGGAGTGCCTGGATGacgaggaggaggatgaggatgaggaggagtATGATGAAGATGCTCAGATAATGGAAGActaggaggacgaggaggaggaggaaggtgaggaggaggaaggtgaaGAGGGGGACGTGAGTGGAGGAGAAGATGAAGGTTATAAGGATGGAGAGGTAGATGAcgaggaagatgaagaagagcTTGGTGAAGAAGGGGGTCAGAAGCGAAAACGAGAAACTGAAGATGAGGGAGAAGATGATGACTAA
- the C11H12orf54 gene encoding uncharacterized protein C12orf54 homolog: MAQHPCQDQEPKAEMTSKQQRSTSTEGTMRSQERQVTITETLWDQVLTVFKDIQKELQEDAQIRGMSNCSVTPMTSAPRTGSVRPPDSSMTPKLRRLQFNSGEKPSGGCVHNLKTQHFSQSPDYPGP, translated from the exons ATGGCACAGCATCCCTGCCAGGATCAAGAACCAAAGGCAGAAATGACCTCCAAGCAGCAGAGAAG CACATCCACAGAAGGGACAATGAGATCACAG GAAAGACAGGTAACCATCACTGAAACCCTGTGGGACCAG GTGCTGACAGTTTTTAAGGATATACAAAAGGAG CTGCAGGAAGATGCTCAGATTCGAG GGATGAGCAACTGCTCCGTGACACCCATGACATCAGCACCCAGGACTGG AAGCGTAAGGCCTCCAGATTCCTCCATGACCCCAAAGTTGAGAAGACTGCAGTTCAACTCTGGAGAGAAGCCATCAGGAGGCTGTGTCCACAACCTGAAGACACAGCATTTCAGTC